One window of the Primulina eburnea isolate SZY01 chromosome 18, ASM2296580v1, whole genome shotgun sequence genome contains the following:
- the LOC140819534 gene encoding phenylalanine--tRNA ligase beta subunit, cytoplasmic-like: MPTVSLGRDRLFQALGRTYTEEEFEDLCFKFGIELDDVTTEKAIIRKEKHLDEEDPSEDEEVIYKIEVPANRYDLLCLEGLAQALRIFNGLDPIPTYNVANISKESMLKMHVRSETSLVRPYVVCAVLRGVTFDEARYNSFIDLQDRLHQNICRRRTLVAIGTHDLDTIKGPFTYEALPPPEINFIPLKQTKNFRADELMEFYKSDMKLKKFLHIIENSPVFPVIYDHSRTVLSLPPIINGAHSAISLETKNVFIECTATDLTKANIVLNTVVSMFSVYCERKFEMEPVEVIYPDGKSYICPDLSLYQMVVPLSCITNTVGVSLPVHEVAGLLNKMQLHAEPSVSKEKQTIFTISVPPTRSDILHPCDVAEDVAIAYGYNEIPKMKLPSLKPQSLNQFTDLIRTEIAMVGYTEVLTWILCSYKENFTMLNRKDDKATAAINGNPRNADFEVVRTSLMPGILKTVGHNKDHPKPIKIFEVGDVVLLNETKDVGASNRRYLAALYCGSTSGFELIHGLVDRIMEVIGTPFVAPGDKTGYYIQSSDEPEFLPGRQANVIYKGKQIGTFGIVHPQVLDNFDIPDPCSFVELDIESFL; encoded by the exons ATGCCTACGGTTAGCTTAGGCAGAGATCGCCTCTTCCAAGCCTTAGGACGCACTTACA CTGAGGAAGAGTTTGAAGATTTATGCTTCAAATTCGGGATTGAGCTCGATGACGTG ACAACGGAAAAAGCAATTATACGGAAAGAGAAGCATTTGGATGAAGAAGACCCTTCCGAAGATGAAGAAGTGATTTACAAAATTGAGGTGCCGGCCAATAG ATATGACTTGCTTTGTCTCGAGGGGTTGGCACAAGCCCTCCGCATATTCAATGGGCTTGATCCAATTCCTACATACAATGTTGCAAACATCAGTAAAGAATCTATGCTCAAAATGCATGTGAGATCGGAG ACGTCTCTGGTTCGACCATATGTTGTATGCGCTGTTTTAAGAGGTGTTACATTCGATGAAGCTAGATATAATAGTTTTATAGATCTTCAAGATCGACTTCATCAGAATATATGCCG GCGACGAACTTTGGTTGCAATTGGCACGCACGATTTGGATACAATAAAAGGCCCTTTCACATATGAA GCTTTACCACCCCCGGAGATAAACTTCATACCCTTGAAACAG ACGAAGAACTTCAGAGCGGATGAGCTAATGGAATTTTACAAG TCGGATATGAAACTGAAGAAATTTTTGCATATAATCGAGAATTCACCGGTGTTCCCAGTTATATATGATCATAGCAG GACTGTTTTGTCTTTGCCTCCAATTATTAATGGTGCACATTCTGCCATTAGCTTGGAGACAAAGAATGTATTTATTGAGTGTACAGCCACAGATCTGACaaaagcaaatattgttttgaACACAGTG gTTTCCATGTTTTCGGTCTATTGTGAAAGGAAGTTTGAGATGGAGCCAGTTGAAGTAATTTACCCCGACGGAAAATCATACATATGCCCAGATCTGTCACTGTACCAGATGGTTGTACCTTTATCATGCATCACGAATACAGTCGGAGTTTCGTTGCCTGTCCATGAG GTGGCAGGCTTGTTGAATAAAATGCAATTACATGCTGAGCCCTCTGTATCTAAAGAGAAGCAAACCATCTTCACTATATCTGTACCTCCAACGAGAAGTGATATTCTTCATCCTTGTGATGTGGCTGAG GATGTTGCGATTGCTTATGGTTACAATGAAATTCCAAAGATGAAGCTGCCATCGTTGAAGCCACAGTCATTGAATCAGTTCACTGATCTAATTCGAACAGAG ATTGCAATGGTTGGTTATACAGAGGTGTTAACATGGATCTTATGCTCGTACAAAGAAAATTTCACCATGCTTAACCGGAAAGATGACAAGGCAACAGCAGCAATAAATGGAAATCCCCGTAACGCTGATTTTGAG GTGGTCCGTACCAGCCTAATGCCGGGCATATTGAAAACAGTCGGGCACAATAAAGACCATCCAAAACCAATCAAG ATTTTTGAAGTGGGTGATGTGGTGCTGCTTAATGAGACGAAAGATGTAGGTGCCTCAAATCGTCGTTATCTTGCAGCTCTATATTGCGGGTCTACCTCAGGATTCGAG CTGATACACGGTCTTGTGGATAGAATCATGGAAGTCATCGGAACTCCTTTTGTAGCCCCTGGTGACAAAACAGGCTATTATATTCAAAGTTCAGAC GAGCCTGAGTTTCTTCCAGGTAGACAAGCGAACGTCATTTATAAGGGAAAACAAATAGGCACTTTTGGTATCGTCCATCCACAG GTGTTGGATAACTTTGATATTCCGGACCCCTGCTCTTTCGTGGAACTCGACATCGAGAGCTTCCTATAG
- the LOC140819788 gene encoding F-box/FBD/LRR-repeat protein At5g53840-like, whose product MESNDRKKMKMIRNEQKVEEKPDLDRLSCLPDSILSHILSFIDTISAIKTSILSKRYRFLWNLSPTLDFKLLRFSPYRFRPCYPHDLFDQKGLNVLSFEAHVNHVLQCREHSSLTMFRLSLHVPAGSEFIRNCIDYAARHKVQHLRIRGYTKRGSVVLPRMLLVSTSLTILHLNNAVCSSIELPKSLSLPNLKILRLKNFEFSDSNYNGEVFSGCPSLETLILNKCWIRPADKLKTLSVNCLNLKNLEIKYWRSPWRCFVEQSICVNAPALDFFKFQGHIAKVKFRDGSPCVNKAWIDLCCPTACTSFDVNGRMASTSESLIDMIRQLWNVKSLSLSLRTIEVMSASPCLRPFMFENLRFLRFTAEEKHGEMTIPIDKVMQLTKSATSDTLVFDGSKEQKYILKCSKGKPKKAASPVAVSIHVLSFLLESSPCAEFLSIEIPKVQSDEMTG is encoded by the exons ATGGAGTCAAACGATCggaagaagatgaagatgatACGAAATGAACAGAAAGTTGAGGAAAAACCCGATCTTGACAGACTCAGCTGCTTACCAGACAGCATTCTGAGCCATATACTCTCTTTTATTGACACAATTTCTGCCATTAAAACTTCCATACTCTCCAAACGCTACAGATTTCTGTGGAATCTTTCTCCGACACTTGATTTCAAGCTCTTACGATTCAGCCCTTATCGTTTCAGGCCGTGTTATCCCCATGATCTTTTTGATCAAAAGGGACTCAATGTCCTTTCTTTTGAGGCACATGTTAACCATGTGCTGCAATGCAGGGAGCACAGTAGTCTCACGATGTTCCGCCTTTCGCTGCATGTTCCGGCGGGGTCGGAGTTCATTAGAAATTGCATTGATTACGCTGCAAGGCACAAGGTGCAGCATCTTCGAATCCGTGGTTACACCAAACGAGGTTCGGTTGTGTTGCCGAGAATGTTGCTCGTTTCCACCTCATTGACAATTTTGCACCTGAATAATGCTGTTTGTTCCAGTATAGAGTTGCCTAAGTCACTTTCCTTGCCCAACTTAAAGATTTTGCGCCTTAAGAATTTTGAATTCTCTGATAGCAATTATAATGGGGAGGTGTTTTCGGGGTGTCCGAGCCTTGAAACTTTGATCTTGAACAAATGTTGGATTAGACCTGCCGATAAACTCAAGACTCTGAGTGTTAATTGCTTGAACCTTAAGAATTTGGAGATAAAGTATTGGAGGAGTCCTTGGAGATGTTTTGTGGAGCAGAGTATCTGTGTGAATGCTCCTGCACTTGATTTCTTTAAGTTTCAGGGTCATATAGCTAAAGTGAAATTCCGGGATGGTTCACCTTGCGTGAACAAAGCATGGATTGACCTCTGCTGTCCCACAGCGTGCACATCATTTGATGTCAATGGAAGGATGGCAAGTACCTCGGAAAGTCTTATAGATATGATTCGACAGCTTTGGAATGTTAAATCCCTCTCCCTATCGTTGAGGACAATCGAG GTTATGTCTGCAAGTCCTTGTTTGCGACCGTTTATGTTCGAGAATTTGAGGTTTCTAAGGTTCACAGCTGAGGAAAAACATGGAGAGATGACCATACCGATCGATAAAGTTATGCAGCTAACAAAGAGTGCCACCTCTGATACTTTGGTGTTTGATGGTTCTAAG GAACAAAAATACATACTCAAGTGTTCGAAGGGCAAACCTAAGAAGGCTGCAAGCCCCGTTGCTGTATCAATACATGTTTTGTCCTTTTTACTTGAAAGCTCTCCTTGTGCAGAGTTTTTAAGTATTGAAATACCAAAG GTTCAATCGGATGAAATGACAGGGTAA